A single genomic interval of Acetobacteraceae bacterium harbors:
- the plsX gene encoding phosphate acyltransferase PlsX, with translation MIDNVVAPDQAASFSLAIDAMGGDDAPEIVVAGLDLAADRHPGARFLLFGDEARLTPLLARYKKAAQIAQIAHTTEAITMEMRPTSALRLRDSSLRMAIAAVADGRARGVVSAGNSGALLALAKILLKILPGISRPAMAAVNPSARGDVVMLDLGANISCDARNLVEFAVMGEAFSQVVLGLPAPRIGLLNVGVEELKGDERLRCAADALRASPLSAQFLGFVEGHDITAGTADVVVTDGFTGNIALKTGEGALKLAAQLLQQIFKTNLLTKIGYILVRPGLRRMREWIDPRQYNGAVFVGLNGIVVKSHGGADAEGFASAIDVAMNAVDNEVNKKIRSRLKQIQFLQEAPDASKSGATNTVEHSK, from the coding sequence ATGATTGATAACGTCGTGGCGCCTGATCAGGCAGCTTCGTTCAGCCTTGCGATTGACGCGATGGGCGGGGATGACGCGCCCGAGATTGTCGTTGCCGGGTTAGATCTGGCCGCCGACCGCCATCCGGGCGCGCGCTTCCTCCTTTTCGGTGATGAAGCCAGGCTGACGCCTCTCCTTGCACGCTATAAAAAAGCGGCGCAGATTGCGCAGATTGCCCACACGACGGAAGCGATCACGATGGAGATGAGGCCGACATCGGCCCTGCGCCTTCGGGACTCCTCTTTGAGAATGGCCATCGCGGCCGTGGCGGATGGTCGGGCACGCGGTGTTGTTTCCGCGGGGAATAGCGGCGCCCTGCTCGCGCTGGCCAAGATCCTCCTCAAAATCCTTCCGGGTATCTCCCGCCCTGCCATGGCGGCCGTTAACCCCTCCGCGCGGGGTGATGTCGTCATGCTGGATCTCGGGGCGAATATTTCCTGCGATGCGCGAAATCTCGTCGAATTTGCGGTCATGGGTGAAGCTTTTTCCCAGGTTGTGCTCGGCCTGCCTGCTCCGCGCATTGGCCTGCTCAATGTCGGGGTTGAAGAGCTGAAAGGTGATGAGCGCCTGAGATGCGCTGCCGATGCCTTGCGCGCGTCTCCGCTCAGTGCGCAATTTCTCGGCTTTGTTGAAGGGCATGACATCACGGCGGGGACGGCGGATGTCGTTGTCACTGACGGGTTCACCGGCAATATCGCCCTTAAAACGGGTGAGGGGGCGCTCAAGCTTGCAGCCCAGCTTCTGCAGCAGATTTTCAAAACGAATCTGCTGACGAAAATCGGTTATATTCTCGTGCGCCCTGGGTTGCGTCGGATGCGAGAATGGATTGACCCTCGCCAATATAATGGTGCCGTTTTTGTGGGGCTGAATGGCATTGTCGTCAAATCCCATGGTGGCGCCGACGCTGAGGGTTTCGCCTCTGCGATTGATGTCGCGATGAATGCTGTCGATAATGAGGTGAATAAAAAGATCCGTTCCCGGCTTAAGCAGATTCAGTTCCTGCAGGAAGCCCCTGACGCATCTAAGAGCGGCGCCACCAATACAGTTGAACATTCTAAATAA
- a CDS encoding beta-ketoacyl-ACP synthase III, which produces MLVRSKLIGFGGYLPDKIVTNADLSTRVDTSDVWIRTRTGIAQRHIAGPDDSAASMGEAAARAALEYAGVDAETVDAIIVATATPDQPFPAVATRIQGALGFKHGFAFDISAACSGFIYALAVADSLIQTKQARRVLVIGSEVYSRILDWSDRTTCVLFGDGAGAVLLDVAEPESESAILSTHLHSDGAHADILYVEREGKDSPSLRMNGREIFRHAVTKLAEVVDEALHAHGMTGKDVQWLVPHQANLRIIDGVAKKLALPQERVIVTVDRHANTSAASIPLALNEAVRDGRVKKGEIVLLEALGGGLTWGAALLRL; this is translated from the coding sequence ATGCTTGTCCGCTCTAAACTGATCGGGTTCGGGGGGTATCTCCCTGACAAAATCGTCACAAACGCGGACCTCTCAACTCGGGTCGATACATCGGACGTGTGGATTCGCACCCGCACCGGCATCGCACAACGTCACATTGCCGGGCCGGACGATTCGGCGGCCAGTATGGGGGAAGCCGCCGCACGGGCCGCACTCGAATATGCTGGCGTTGATGCGGAGACGGTGGATGCCATCATCGTCGCCACCGCCACGCCGGACCAGCCTTTCCCCGCCGTCGCGACACGCATTCAGGGTGCGCTCGGCTTTAAACATGGTTTTGCCTTTGATATCAGCGCCGCGTGTTCCGGCTTTATTTACGCGCTGGCCGTTGCCGATTCCCTCATTCAGACAAAGCAGGCGCGCCGGGTGCTTGTGATCGGGAGTGAGGTTTACTCCCGGATTCTCGATTGGTCCGATCGCACCACATGTGTGCTTTTTGGCGATGGGGCGGGCGCTGTACTGCTCGATGTCGCTGAGCCGGAGTCGGAGAGCGCCATCCTGTCGACTCACCTGCATAGTGACGGTGCCCATGCCGATATTCTCTATGTGGAACGTGAGGGGAAAGACAGCCCGTCCCTCCGTATGAATGGCCGGGAGATCTTCCGACACGCCGTGACAAAGCTCGCGGAGGTTGTGGATGAGGCCCTGCATGCACATGGCATGACAGGCAAGGACGTGCAGTGGCTCGTCCCGCACCAGGCCAATCTACGCATCATTGATGGCGTCGCGAAAAAGCTGGCCCTGCCTCAGGAGCGCGTCATTGTGACGGTTGACCGCCACGCCAATACCTCCGCCGCCTCCATCCCCTTGGCGCTCAACGAAGCTGTTCGCGACGGGCGTGTAAAAAAGGGTGAAATTGTGTTGTTGGAGGCGCTTGGAGGCGGACTTACCTGGGGCGCCGCGCTTCTGAGACTGTAA
- a CDS encoding integration host factor subunit alpha codes for MSTITRAHLVDLLHTRIGLSRQDNSDVLESVLENIAASLESGETVKLSGFGTFAVRKKGRRIGRNPKTGEEVAIQPRSVLIFRPSQMLKSALRAAPIKEKRVVEEVTQNGRWKTCSRFSR; via the coding sequence ATGTCTACAATCACACGCGCTCATCTGGTCGATTTACTTCACACCCGTATAGGTTTGTCGCGGCAAGACAACTCTGACGTGCTTGAAAGCGTATTAGAGAATATCGCAGCAAGCCTCGAGTCCGGCGAAACCGTGAAATTAAGCGGTTTCGGGACGTTTGCCGTCCGCAAAAAGGGCCGTCGCATTGGTCGCAACCCCAAGACGGGGGAAGAAGTGGCCATACAACCCAGGAGTGTCCTGATTTTCAGGCCAAGCCAGATGTTGAAGTCAGCCCTCCGCGCAGCCCCCATCAAGGAAAAGAGAGTCGTCGAGGAGGTCACGCAAAATGGTCGATGGAAGACCTGTTCCCGATTCTCAAGATGA
- a CDS encoding MerR family transcriptional regulator gives MVDGRPVPDSQDDAFGAASAKRCGKKAPDAYRTISEVADLLHVPQHVLRFWETRFHEVAPLKSGGGRRYYSQDQIDLLRRISELLYVEGYTIKGVQRVLRGHGEAPMAEATFRTSDYASAVGFAEDSAAPFVYQPGSTQNFQDGINAAARSKTLEDSPRGHSGRAQIMPGSAPRMRNGAESKMTSDSGDTSPDRKADEAANGAQMDSARYTQLMDKQAQLIELLRDLRVELLALRKNLPLP, from the coding sequence ATGGTCGATGGAAGACCTGTTCCCGATTCTCAAGATGACGCGTTTGGCGCTGCCTCAGCCAAGAGATGCGGCAAGAAAGCGCCCGACGCCTATCGCACGATAAGTGAAGTCGCTGACCTTCTTCACGTCCCTCAACATGTGCTACGATTCTGGGAAACGCGGTTTCATGAGGTCGCGCCGCTTAAAAGTGGCGGTGGCCGTCGTTATTACAGCCAGGATCAGATCGACCTGCTCCGCCGGATTTCGGAGCTTCTCTACGTTGAGGGATATACGATCAAAGGCGTGCAACGCGTTCTGAGGGGTCATGGTGAGGCGCCGATGGCTGAAGCGACGTTCAGAACGTCAGATTACGCTTCTGCAGTCGGTTTCGCTGAGGATAGTGCGGCACCCTTCGTTTATCAGCCGGGAAGCACGCAGAACTTCCAGGACGGCATCAACGCCGCGGCCCGGTCGAAAACACTTGAAGACTCACCGCGAGGCCATTCGGGACGGGCGCAAATCATGCCCGGTAGTGCACCCCGCATGCGCAATGGCGCAGAATCGAAAATGACGTCAGACTCTGGCGATACCAGCCCGGATCGTAAGGCTGATGAGGCAGCGAATGGGGCGCAAATGGATTCGGCGCGATACACACAATTGATGGATAAGCAGGCGCAATTAATTGAGCTCCTGCGTGACTTGCGGGTTGAGTTGCTGGCGCTGCGCAAAAACCTCCCCTTACCATAG
- a CDS encoding AI-2E family transporter, translating to MKTGAEHPPSSARKPGKPSRRRTVEAAPPPPEEMSSPAQRRARALLGVFFVLLALYTLQSFLPALLWGCVFAIACWPLYRHAVQRWGHSNWIPALFTLFVALIFLIPMSYLAVKTAEEAQGALHWLDSVRHEGVPAPPWLEELPFLQAPVANAWEKYLADPQQLNQIFHSLDTGGHRVAVTKQVTSLILRRSTLFLFSILTLFFLLRDGASIIARLITVSERTFGQRGEIIARQIIFSIHGTIAGLVFVGLGEGFVMGVAYAFAGTPQPILFSFLTGVAAMIPFLALPTVMVAALLVLIQGKMVAACLIIAIGCLVIFIADHFIRPVIIGGTIRMPFLWVLLGILGGVESWGLLGLFLGPAIMAALHMLWRMWSNTETVSAPHRKNEIAS from the coding sequence ATGAAAACTGGCGCCGAACATCCTCCAAGCTCAGCACGTAAACCCGGCAAGCCATCCCGCCGCCGCACCGTGGAGGCCGCCCCACCGCCCCCTGAGGAAATGAGCAGCCCCGCACAGCGGCGCGCCCGGGCGTTGCTCGGCGTGTTTTTTGTGCTTCTCGCCCTTTATACCCTCCAATCCTTTCTGCCAGCCCTGCTTTGGGGTTGCGTCTTCGCCATCGCCTGCTGGCCACTTTATCGACATGCTGTGCAAAGATGGGGCCATTCCAATTGGATTCCTGCCCTGTTCACGCTTTTTGTCGCGCTGATCTTCCTCATCCCGATGAGCTATCTGGCCGTGAAAACAGCGGAGGAGGCGCAAGGAGCGCTGCACTGGCTGGATTCGGTCCGGCATGAGGGTGTCCCCGCCCCGCCATGGCTGGAGGAACTCCCTTTTCTTCAGGCACCCGTCGCCAATGCCTGGGAGAAATATCTCGCTGATCCGCAGCAACTGAATCAGATTTTCCATTCTCTCGATACAGGCGGGCATCGCGTCGCGGTGACGAAACAGGTCACTTCCCTCATCCTGCGACGTTCGACCCTCTTCCTCTTTTCCATTTTAACGCTGTTTTTCCTCCTCCGGGATGGCGCAAGCATTATCGCGCGCCTCATCACCGTTTCTGAGAGGACATTCGGGCAACGTGGGGAAATCATCGCACGTCAGATTATTTTCTCGATTCATGGCACCATTGCCGGTCTCGTTTTTGTAGGGCTGGGAGAGGGCTTCGTGATGGGTGTCGCGTACGCTTTCGCAGGTACGCCGCAGCCGATTCTCTTTTCCTTTCTGACTGGTGTCGCAGCGATGATTCCGTTTCTCGCCCTGCCGACGGTGATGGTCGCGGCGCTTCTGGTGCTGATTCAAGGCAAAATGGTTGCGGCATGCCTGATTATCGCCATAGGCTGCCTCGTCATCTTCATTGCCGACCATTTCATCCGCCCCGTCATTATCGGTGGGACGATCAGGATGCCGTTCCTCTGGGTGCTTCTCGGCATACTTGGCGGGGTGGAGAGTTGGGGGTTGCTCGGGCTCTTCCTCGGGCCAGCCATCATGGCGGCGTTGCATATGCTATGGAGGATGTGGAGCAATACGGAAACGGTAAGCGCTCCGCACCGGAAAAACGAGATTGCTTCGTGA
- a CDS encoding NUDIX domain-containing protein: MFTSSGHALGQIDRGALPLLGMAARGVHMNCVVMRDNQCSLWVGHRAANKRLDPGKLDHLAAGGVSAGLSPFDTMIKEAAEEAGIPASLSRQAQQVGLLNYVQNRPEGLRRDTLYCYDLILPEDFTPRPVDGEVTRFELMKLETVLELVRDTDKFKFNVNLLLIDFFIRHGLFIPP; the protein is encoded by the coding sequence GTGTTCACGTCCAGTGGGCATGCGCTTGGCCAGATTGATCGTGGCGCGCTGCCGCTTCTCGGGATGGCCGCGCGCGGCGTGCATATGAATTGCGTTGTCATGCGCGACAATCAATGCTCCCTCTGGGTCGGGCATCGTGCGGCGAATAAACGTCTTGACCCGGGTAAGCTGGATCACCTCGCCGCAGGTGGCGTATCCGCCGGGTTGTCCCCTTTTGATACAATGATCAAGGAAGCGGCCGAGGAGGCTGGCATCCCGGCATCGTTGAGCCGACAGGCCCAACAGGTCGGCCTCCTGAATTACGTCCAGAACCGGCCTGAAGGTTTAAGGCGCGACACGCTTTATTGCTATGACCTGATCCTGCCAGAAGATTTCACACCCCGCCCCGTGGATGGCGAAGTGACGCGGTTTGAACTGATGAAGCTGGAGACCGTTCTGGAACTTGTTCGGGACACTGACAAATTCAAATTTAATGTCAATCTTTTGCTCATCGACTTCTTTATACGTCATGGCCTTTTTATCCCCCCATGA
- the rpmB gene encoding 50S ribosomal protein L28 yields the protein MSRRCQITGKGVLTGNNVSHANNKTRRRFLPNLQEITLLSDTLQTGVRLRLSTQGIRTIEHNGGLDAFLLSTPNRKLPAEAQIIKRRIRRVMENRAEKST from the coding sequence ATGTCTCGCCGTTGCCAAATTACAGGCAAAGGCGTGCTGACTGGCAATAATGTCAGCCACGCCAATAACAAAACGCGCCGCCGCTTCCTGCCTAATCTGCAGGAGATCACACTTCTGTCCGACACGTTGCAGACGGGCGTGCGTCTGCGCCTCAGCACGCAGGGCATCCGCACGATTGAGCATAATGGCGGGCTTGATGCCTTCCTGCTTTCGACACCGAATCGCAAGCTCCCCGCGGAAGCGCAGATTATCAAGCGCCGCATCCGTCGCGTGATGGAAAATCGGGCCGAAAAGTCAACTTGA
- the fusA gene encoding elongation factor G, which translates to MSDSSVAEAKSALSKIRNIGITAHIDAGKTTTTERILYYTGMSHRIGEVHDGNTTTDYMTQERERGITITSAAVTCEWNAHRINIIDTPGHIDFNIEVNRSLRVLDGAIFIIEGVAGVQPQSETNWRLADRYNVPRIIFINKLDRTGADFYRAFDTLKERLDIVAIPLQLPIGAEENFVGVVDLVEMRAIIWESGELGAKFHYEDIPAELKEKAEEARQNLLDTALSVDETAMEEYFEKGDVAVETLKKCIKKGAISGEFRPVLCGTAFKNKGVQPLLDAVIDYLPAPDEVEGIRIAPPEDEEADENFLPVVPVDPDGKFAGLAFKIISDKYGTLTFVRVYRGVLNAGDTVINTIKGHKERVGRMFQMHADKRQEVKSVAAGDIAAFAGLKDTVTGDTLADASDPVVLERMQFPVPVIDISVEPKTKDAVEKMTLALQKLAAEDPSLQLKTDQETGQTILSGMGELHLDIIVDRLRREYGVEANVGAPQVAYRETITQTHVETYTHKKQSGGSGQYAEVKIEFTPVERNADIQFENKVVGGAVPKEYIPAVEKGIRVQSSTGVLAGFPTVDFKFTLLDGKYHDVDSSALAFEIAAKACFREGMKKAGPVILEPIMNVEITTPNDHVGDVVGDLNRRRGIIQSQETAGSTVMIRSQVPLKEMFGYISHLRSATKGRASFTMQFHHYDPVPRNVADEIMAKSA; encoded by the coding sequence GTGTCCGACAGCAGCGTCGCAGAAGCCAAATCGGCTCTCTCCAAAATCCGAAATATCGGCATCACAGCGCATATTGATGCCGGCAAAACGACGACGACGGAGCGTATCCTTTATTACACCGGCATGTCCCACCGTATTGGTGAAGTCCATGACGGTAACACAACCACAGATTATATGACGCAGGAGCGTGAGCGCGGCATCACAATCACTTCAGCCGCTGTGACCTGTGAGTGGAATGCGCACCGAATCAACATCATCGACACACCTGGCCATATTGACTTCAATATTGAGGTCAATCGCTCACTGCGCGTTCTTGATGGTGCGATCTTCATTATCGAGGGTGTGGCCGGTGTCCAGCCGCAATCCGAGACGAACTGGCGCCTTGCGGATCGTTACAACGTCCCGCGCATCATCTTCATCAATAAGCTTGATCGCACGGGCGCGGATTTCTATCGCGCTTTCGACACATTGAAGGAAAGGCTTGATATCGTCGCCATTCCGCTCCAGCTGCCGATCGGCGCGGAGGAGAATTTTGTTGGTGTGGTTGATCTCGTTGAAATGCGCGCCATCATCTGGGAAAGCGGTGAGCTGGGTGCGAAATTCCACTATGAGGATATTCCGGCCGAGCTGAAGGAAAAAGCTGAGGAAGCCCGCCAGAACCTGCTCGACACGGCGCTGAGCGTCGATGAGACGGCGATGGAGGAATATTTCGAGAAAGGCGACGTCGCGGTTGAAACGCTGAAGAAATGCATCAAGAAGGGTGCTATTTCCGGTGAGTTCCGCCCGGTCCTTTGTGGCACAGCCTTCAAAAACAAGGGCGTCCAACCCCTTCTTGACGCGGTGATTGATTACCTTCCGGCGCCGGATGAGGTTGAGGGCATCCGCATTGCGCCGCCGGAAGATGAGGAAGCGGATGAAAACTTCCTGCCGGTCGTCCCGGTCGATCCGGATGGTAAATTTGCGGGCCTCGCATTCAAAATCATCTCCGACAAATATGGCACGCTGACCTTCGTGCGCGTCTATCGCGGTGTGCTTAATGCCGGTGATACCGTGATCAACACGATCAAAGGCCATAAAGAGCGCGTGGGTCGTATGTTCCAGATGCATGCAGATAAGCGTCAGGAGGTCAAATCCGTCGCCGCTGGTGATATCGCGGCTTTCGCGGGGCTGAAAGACACGGTCACGGGTGACACACTTGCGGATGCGAGTGACCCTGTCGTGCTTGAGCGTATGCAATTCCCTGTCCCGGTCATTGATATTTCCGTTGAGCCGAAGACGAAGGACGCGGTTGAGAAAATGACCCTCGCCCTGCAGAAGCTTGCGGCGGAGGATCCTTCCCTTCAGCTCAAGACGGATCAGGAAACAGGGCAGACCATCCTTTCCGGCATGGGCGAGTTACATCTCGACATTATTGTTGATCGTCTGCGGCGTGAATATGGCGTTGAGGCCAATGTTGGCGCGCCGCAGGTTGCTTATCGTGAGACGATCACCCAGACGCATGTTGAGACCTACACTCATAAGAAACAGTCAGGTGGGTCGGGTCAGTACGCTGAGGTGAAGATCGAATTCACCCCGGTTGAGCGGAATGCGGATATTCAGTTTGAGAACAAAGTCGTGGGTGGCGCTGTTCCGAAGGAATATATCCCGGCGGTTGAGAAGGGCATTCGTGTCCAGTCATCCACGGGTGTTCTGGCGGGCTTCCCGACGGTGGACTTCAAGTTCACCCTGCTTGACGGTAAATATCACGATGTCGACTCATCGGCCCTGGCTTTTGAAATCGCGGCAAAAGCGTGTTTCCGTGAGGGGATGAAGAAGGCGGGCCCCGTCATTCTTGAGCCCATCATGAATGTCGAGATCACGACCCCGAATGATCACGTTGGTGATGTGGTGGGTGACCTCAATCGCCGCCGTGGCATCATCCAGAGTCAGGAGACAGCGGGCTCAACTGTGATGATCCGGTCTCAGGTGCCGCTGAAAGAGATGTTCGGGTATATCTCGCATCTGCGTTCAGCCACGAAGGGCCGCGCTTCCTTTACCATGCAGTTCCACCATTATGATCCTGTTCCGCGCAATGTCGCGGATGAGATCATGGCGAAATCTGCCTGA
- a CDS encoding GlsB/YeaQ/YmgE family stress response membrane protein, with amino-acid sequence MHILWTLVVGFLVGLVAKLLMPGRAPSDFIINIILGIAGAFLAEWIGQQLNFYAEGQPAGFIASVIGAMILLFFYGLLTRNRPPLV; translated from the coding sequence ATGCACATTTTGTGGACGTTGGTCGTCGGGTTTCTGGTGGGGCTTGTCGCCAAGCTGCTGATGCCCGGACGGGCGCCGAGTGACTTCATTATCAACATCATCCTCGGTATCGCGGGTGCGTTTCTCGCTGAGTGGATCGGTCAGCAGCTGAACTTCTATGCTGAAGGTCAACCGGCGGGCTTTATCGCCTCCGTCATCGGCGCGATGATCCTGCTCTTCTTCTATGGACTTCTCACAAGAAACCGACCGCCGCTTGTTTAA
- a CDS encoding phosphoenolpyruvate carboxylase: MTERTSRSKLSKSKLMAALAGDSIFAEKGHGQVSAMTQRISAGLAREELSVDDLEETVRHLRDAALHQRAAHLRYYVGLDAEAPLNDRIISAARQLVAQCERIEDLHNRLARPAFSAVFTAHPTFALSDAVYEQLAHLATDPTLEVSKLASHRRLEAPILWHEQDLALAAILRGRDAIDALNRALLDACRKKWPDATFLPSPVVLASWVGFDTDGRSDIHWWDTIAIRLALKETQLRRLTAQLTEYLPSDSSLLARLRVAIDAVSAQRSASPQLGRNAAKDVAAFAAVLVGRREEALADAHALTDLYQAAREKCDAAARHEIDIAWSGFTAHGLSAAHIHTRLNATQIYNVVRHRLSIEDDPAIPSRRRKVIGQINEALNEKAPPVPVDFGSLLMEQISAARLMMTMAQILKHIDQTTPIRFLIAETESGFTLLATLWLSRHFGIRDDQIQISPLFETQSALEHGDTILEECFRSPHWRDYLRNNGRLCLQFGYSDSGRYIGQLAATNLVERLRLKTLELMRRHELTDIELVLFDTHGESIGRGSHPFSLQQRLEYFSPAYTAHLFKEANIRVREEAAFQGADGYTLFGTPELATSTVVTIAEHLSRETQTASSDPIYANPEFSFDFFSTIALDMATLVEDPGYAGMLGAFGPALIDKSGSRPSARQADGASVTRITHVNQLRAIPNNAILEQLGWWANVLQGLGSAAARHADSFERLSRTSRRFDLALDFARQALSNSDIGALRAVVDLLDPGTWLDRAANSDNESRRGQYMRLAKGLEELGFWRHLPPMYRHVQADHISLNSVWSHGLYMARDERILHAIRHAVIEEIWLLATRIPYFSPRNNISRERLLQLILQLEIPLALRKLGEIFPQYLGAPSDLSFHEPQGARDDQGFMKEHETIFRPMARLFDLLREISTAVMHANGAFG, translated from the coding sequence ATGACTGAGCGGACGTCGCGATCAAAGCTGTCAAAGTCGAAATTGATGGCGGCTTTGGCGGGTGACTCAATATTCGCTGAAAAGGGCCACGGCCAGGTCAGTGCCATGACGCAGCGTATCAGCGCCGGGCTTGCCAGGGAGGAACTCAGCGTTGACGATCTGGAAGAAACGGTGCGGCATTTGCGGGACGCGGCGCTGCATCAGCGCGCGGCCCATCTCCGATATTATGTCGGGCTTGATGCAGAAGCGCCCCTGAATGATCGCATCATTTCAGCAGCCCGCCAGCTTGTCGCGCAATGTGAGCGGATCGAGGACCTGCATAACCGCCTGGCCCGACCGGCTTTTTCCGCTGTTTTCACGGCGCACCCGACTTTCGCCCTGAGCGACGCTGTTTATGAACAACTCGCCCATCTCGCGACAGACCCTACGCTTGAGGTCTCAAAATTGGCGTCACATCGGCGGTTGGAAGCGCCAATACTCTGGCATGAGCAGGACCTCGCCCTTGCCGCCATTTTACGCGGCCGGGATGCGATTGACGCGCTCAACCGTGCACTCCTTGATGCCTGCCGGAAAAAATGGCCTGACGCGACCTTCCTGCCGAGTCCTGTCGTTCTGGCGAGTTGGGTGGGGTTTGATACGGATGGGCGGAGTGACATTCATTGGTGGGACACAATTGCGATCCGCCTCGCGCTTAAGGAGACGCAATTACGGCGTCTCACGGCGCAGCTTACAGAATATCTGCCTTCGGACAGCTCTCTTCTCGCTCGGTTGCGTGTGGCGATCGATGCTGTCTCAGCGCAGCGCAGTGCAAGCCCGCAGCTCGGCCGCAATGCTGCGAAAGATGTCGCTGCCTTCGCGGCGGTTCTGGTCGGGCGGCGTGAAGAAGCCCTGGCGGATGCGCATGCGCTGACAGATCTTTATCAGGCGGCCAGAGAGAAGTGCGACGCGGCCGCCCGCCATGAGATCGACATTGCCTGGAGTGGCTTCACAGCCCACGGGCTGAGCGCGGCGCATATCCATACCCGGCTGAACGCGACACAGATTTATAATGTTGTCCGCCACCGTCTGAGCATTGAAGATGACCCCGCGATCCCTTCCCGTCGGCGCAAGGTGATCGGTCAGATCAATGAAGCGCTCAATGAGAAGGCACCGCCGGTCCCGGTTGATTTCGGCTCCCTGTTGATGGAGCAAATTTCCGCGGCGCGTCTGATGATGACGATGGCGCAGATCCTCAAACATATCGATCAGACGACGCCGATCCGGTTTCTGATTGCCGAGACTGAGAGCGGCTTTACGCTGCTGGCAACATTGTGGCTGTCCCGACATTTCGGCATTCGGGATGATCAGATCCAGATTTCCCCGCTTTTTGAAACGCAATCCGCGTTAGAGCACGGGGATACAATCCTGGAAGAATGCTTCCGCTCCCCTCATTGGCGGGACTATCTGCGCAATAATGGCCGGTTGTGCCTGCAATTCGGCTATTCGGATTCAGGGCGTTATATCGGGCAATTGGCGGCAACCAATCTGGTTGAACGCCTGCGTCTCAAAACGCTTGAACTCATGCGCCGCCATGAGCTAACCGATATTGAGCTCGTGCTGTTTGACACGCATGGGGAGAGTATCGGGCGCGGTTCACATCCTTTCAGCTTGCAGCAAAGACTGGAATATTTCTCACCCGCTTATACGGCGCATCTCTTCAAGGAAGCCAATATTCGCGTGCGGGAGGAGGCCGCCTTTCAGGGGGCGGATGGTTACACACTGTTTGGCACGCCAGAACTCGCGACATCCACCGTCGTGACCATTGCGGAGCATCTCTCGCGAGAGACGCAGACGGCCTCATCCGACCCGATTTACGCCAATCCGGAATTTTCCTTCGATTTCTTTTCGACCATCGCGCTGGACATGGCGACATTGGTTGAGGATCCCGGTTATGCCGGGATGTTGGGGGCTTTCGGGCCGGCGCTGATTGATAAATCCGGCTCGCGCCCCTCAGCCCGGCAGGCGGATGGCGCCAGCGTGACGCGTATTACGCATGTTAATCAGCTTCGCGCGATTCCGAATAACGCGATTCTCGAACAGCTTGGCTGGTGGGCGAATGTGCTTCAGGGGCTGGGCTCTGCCGCGGCGCGGCACGCAGATAGTTTTGAGCGCCTTTCCCGTACCAGCCGCCGCTTTGATCTGGCATTAGATTTCGCGCGGCAGGCCTTGAGTAACTCGGATATCGGTGCCTTGCGTGCCGTCGTCGACCTGCTTGACCCAGGCACCTGGCTGGACCGCGCAGCCAATAGTGACAATGAGTCACGCCGCGGCCAATATATGCGCCTGGCCAAAGGGCTGGAGGAACTCGGTTTCTGGCGGCATCTTCCGCCCATGTATCGACACGTCCAGGCGGACCATATCTCACTCAATTCCGTCTGGTCGCACGGCCTGTATATGGCGCGGGATGAGCGCATCCTTCACGCAATACGCCATGCCGTGATTGAGGAAATCTGGCTGCTGGCGACGCGCATCCCGTATTTCAGCCCACGAAATAATATTTCCCGCGAGCGGCTGTTACAATTGATCCTGCAATTGGAGATCCCGCTCGCGCTCAGGAAGCTGGGGGAAATCTTCCCGCAATATCTTGGCGCGCCTTCTGACCTGAGTTTTCATGAGCCGCAGGGCGCTCGGGATGATCAAGGCTTCATGAAGGAGCATGAGACGATCTTCCGCCCCATGGCGCGGCTGTTTGACCTGTTGAGAGAGATCAGCACGGCCGTAATGCATGCAAACGGCGCATTTGGCTGA